In Pan troglodytes isolate AG18354 chromosome 20, NHGRI_mPanTro3-v2.0_pri, whole genome shotgun sequence, the genomic window cccacctaagcctcctgagtagctgggattacaggcatgcaccaccacgcccagatacttaaaattttttttgtagagatgggggtctcactgtgctgtGTTGTCTACGCTGctctcgacctcctaggctccagtgatcctcctgccttggccttcaaagtgctggaattacaagtgtgagccaccaagcccggccatttttttttttttttagagacagggtccagtcacccaggctggagtatagtggagtgatcctggctcactgtagccttgacctccttgggtCAAGTgactcttcttcctcagcctcccaagtagctgggactacaggtacctgtagcaccacacccagctattaaaaacatttttttccagctgggtgaggtggctcatgcctgtaatcccagcactttgggaggccaaggcgggtggatcacgaggtcaagagatcgagaccatcctggccaacatagtgaaaccccgtctctactaaaaatataaaaattagctggatgtggtggtgcacacctgtagtcccagctacttgggaggctgaggcaggagaattgcttgaacctgggaggcggaggttgcagtgagccgagattgtgccactgcacgccagcctggtgacagagcaagactccgtctcaaaacaaaacaaaaaaccaacatttTTTCCCCAGGctcagtggtggctcatgcctgtaatcccagaactttgggaggtagagattggtggattgcttgagcctaggagtttgaggccaacctgggcaaaaaatacaaaaaattacaaaaacacaaaaattagccaggcatggtggcacacacctgtggtcccagctactcaggaggcagaggtgggaggatcgcctgaaccctGGAGACCAAGTGTCAGTAAGCCGcgattatgctactgcactccatacagagtcagaccctgtctcaaaaaaaaaaaatttctttttttttttggtagagcctccctatgttgcccaggctgggctcaagtgatcttcctgccttagcctcccaaagttctgaaattacaggtgtgagccactgtgcctagctacaatgaataattttaaaaacgtaTTCCAAGTAGTACATgtgacatccttttttttttttttttttgagggggacagagtctctctctgtcatccagcctggagggcagtgagtggcacaatctccctggctcaagcgatcctcctgcctcatctttccgagtagctgggactacaggcaagaaccaccaagcctggttaattttttttttttttttttttttttgagacagagtttcgctcttgttgcccaggctggagtgcaatagcgcaatctcggctcactaaaacatccgcctcctgggttcaagtcattcgcctgcctcagcctcccaagtagctggaaatataggcatgcgccaccatgcctggctaattttgtatttttagtagagacagggtttctccatgttggccaggctggtctcgaactcctgacctcaggtgacccacccacctcggcctcccaaagtgctgggattacaggcgtgagccaccacgcctggctaattttgtaatttttgtagagatggggtttcaccacattggccgggctggtctcaaactcctgacctcaagtgatctgcctgcctcagcctcccaatgttctgggattataggcatgagctaccacacctggccaggacatagttttgtttttttggttttttttttttttttaattttgagatgaagtctcactcttgttgccctggctggagagcaatggctcaatctcggctcactaaaacatccacctcctgagttcaagcgattctcctgtgtcagcctcccagataactgggattacaggcatataccaccatgcctggctaatttttttgtatttttagtagagacagggtttcaccatgttggccaggctggtcttgagctcctgacctcaaacgatccacctgcctcggcctcccaagtgctgggattacacgcatgagccactgcatccagcctaatcTCATTAGGTTTTTACAGTGGGGTAGGGGTTatggttcccattttacagaactGGCAGTGGAGGGTCAGAGAAAGGAATGAGGTGAATTTCCTGAGGTCACAGGGCTAGGAAGGGACCCCAGCTCTGCCTGCTTCCGGGTCCATTCTCTTCCCTCAGTGGGAAGGAATTTTGATGTTGGGGTGGGTGGCAGTCCCCGAGACAGTGTCTCCCCTTCCCTACTTTCCTGCAGGGCGTGGACGAGTGGATGTGGCCGGCCTGGCTGTGGGGCTGACATGTGGCATCCTGCTCATTGTCCTGGCCGGCCTGGGAGCCTTTTGGTATCTGCGCTGGCGACGGCACCGAGGCCAGCAGCCCTGTCCCCAAGAGTAAGGGGGCTTCAGCGAGGAGGGGGTGGTGGTGGagagcaggggagggaggaagcatTGACCTAAAGGGATGTGCTAAGGATTGGGGGCAGGCGGGCACTGATGAAAGACCTAAGGACACAGTCATTTGGAGAGTGAGTCTGTGAGCTGGCTTGTGTCTGGTTTTGGCGACTGTCGCTCTGTCTGGATCCTCAGTACCTGGCCCGCAGTAGGAGCTCTGACCACTTTTGCTGCCAGCCTGTCTTTGCGGTACTGAGATTACCAGTATCCGTGGGATTACCACTCTGGATATTGTATCTGGTGAGGCTGCGACGGTGCAGCCTGTGGTGTCTTGGTGTCTGTGGTATGTCAGTTTCAGTGGTGACAGGTGCAGCACCTGAGTGGGTGTGGGAAATTGGTGAGGAGTGCGTCTGTGTTGTGTTCCTGTCTATATGGATGGGCTGAGTTCTGTCTGTCTGGTGTGTGTTGGCCTGCCTCTCTGCAGggctgtcttattttttttttattttttatttttttgagatggagtttcactctcattgcccaggctggagtgcaatggcatgatcttggctcactgcaacctctgcctcccgggttcaagtgattctcctgcctcagcctccagtgtagctgggattataggcgcactccaccacgcccagctaattttgtatttttagtagagatgggtttctctatgttggtcaggctggttttgaactcctgacctcaggtgatctgcccgccttggcctcccaaagtgctgggattacaggtgtgagccaccacgcctggccctttttttttttttttttttaaaaaaaaaaaaaaaagacaaagtctcactctgttgcccaggctggagtgcagtggccggttcacagttcactgcagcctcaatttcctgggctcaagaaatcctcccacctcagcctcctgaggaactagagctacaggtgtgcgccatgcACCCGGCAGGGCTGTCTTTTTCTCTATTGCTCTGCCTGTATCTGGTGCACATGAGTGTGTCTGAATAAGAGTGTGTCTCTGTGGTTGCTGATTTCTGTGTCTGCCTGTCTGTGTGCAGCTGCCTGTCATTTGAGGCGCTTTTCTGTGTGTAAGGCTAGGCTGAAGGTGACCCTCCTTTTCTGAAGTCCACCTCCCTTCCAGCTCTGTCCCAGTGTCACCCTGAGTCTCCGTCTCCTAgatcccctctcttcctccctagtCTAGGTATCCTGTAAGTTGCCTCTGCTAACTGTACCTTTGCTGTCCCCAGGGCCGGGCTCATTAGCCCTCTGAGTCCTTTGAACCCTCTGGGCCCACCGACGCCCCtgcttccacccccacccccacccccaggcctccCCACCTATGAGCAGGCGCTGGCAGCCTCTGGGGTACACGACGCACCTCCACCCCCCTACACCAGGTATGGGGCGTGGCTTCTGCCCGGGGGCGGGGCGCAGAGGGGTGGGCACGTTGGAGGAGGAACCTGGGCTCAGGGGCGGGACTTGGAATTTGGGCCTTCTTACCTAGGGCGGGGCTTGGAGTGCGGGGGCGGGGCCCCATGCAATGGTCTAGGGGCGGGGCCCAGCGTTGTATGTGTGGAGCCGTATAGGAGGGTGGGGCCTGTGCCCAGAGGGTCCTGGATTGGCTGAGACGCCAAGGGCGGTCGGAGTGGTCCTGGTTGAGGGGGGGAGAAAAACAGCCAGATCTTTGACTCCCTAGTGTGCCTTTCCTCTTGCAGCCTCAGGAGGCCTCACTGAAGAGCTGCTTTCGAGACCCGGCTCTCCGAACCGTGCCCCTGATTCATACCGGATTCCGGAAGCCCCTAGGCCTCATAGACGCCGAAGCTGGACTTGGAGTGGGGAATGGTGGGAGTACGGGTCATCCGGCCCGAGGCCTGCCCTGGCACACGCGTTTCCGCCGCGTATGGATATACACATGTTTTCGGCAACGTGTTCCCGTGTCCTGGCCCCTCACGGGCCCCCACACTCTCCTGACCGTGAGGGCACTGGCCAGTTCCGCCCCCGTGGTAGGCAGACGCGCGGGGAAATTCGGACCCAGGAGCCCAGCCCCGGCTGTGCCATCTTGTGTATGGGCAGATATGACCTGACAGCCCCCTCCAGTGCCACAGGGTACGCACACACAGAGCCCTGCCTGTGCACACGCGTGTCTTCGTGCACTCCCCGTGCGGTACAGGGGCACTTCGTAACCCAGGGAAAGGGCGGGGGGCATATTTGCAAGCGTGCTCGGTGCGGGCAGGCTCGCATTGCACCCAGGGAGCTGGAGTTGAGCTGTTCCCCTAAATAAAAACCCTTCGGAAAGGAGaccaaaaaaagcagaaataatgcaaaaaataataatgaaatgaacTGCGATCCCGGGCGCATCGGAACTGGTTTTCTGTGCAAACGCGCCCTACACCCCCAGGCCCTGCTCGCGCTcagtctctctctcactctcttttttttttttttttgcatttgcacGGGATTGTGGGAGGAAGCGGAGCGCAGCCAGACACCCCGCCGCCCgcccccccttcccctcccccctcccccagccgCCTTGTGCAAAGATGGCTGCACCGTGAgcgcagaggaggaggaggcggcggcggcggcggcgagagAGCGAGCACCCAGCGCCTGCACCCACCCCGGGGCCGCCCGGGACGCCCCCTCCCGAGCGCGCGCCCCCCCTTTTCTCTCGCAAGCGCCGGGGCAAAGGCGGAGACAGCGGGGTCCCTCCTCCCCCCTTTCCCTCCTCTAGGGGGAaccccccttcccccttccttggCTCAGCGACTGCACCCCCTCCCTTGCCCGCCCCTCcgcccctgccccctccctcccccgccCGGGGCCTTCCCGGGCCTTCGGCggctgcaaagaaaaaaagagagagaaaaggggggaaaaaaaagcagcagcggAGGGAGCGGCGGCGGAGGAGAGCGCGCGcgcgccccctccctccctccctccctccccctccccccaattTCCACCGCGGCCAATTCATGGACAGGAACTACCCCAGCGCCGGCTTCGGGGACCCGCTCGGCGCCGGGGCGGGATGGAGTTACGAGAGGTCAGCGAAAGCTAGGTAAGGAGCTGAGGGTGGCCTAGAGAAGGGGGCCAAGGGGTGGGAGCCcagccgggccgggccgggccgggcccgCCCGGCGACGCGTGCATCGCAAACTCCCCTCCGGCTTGCAAGGGAGCGGCCTTCCTCGGTTTGTAACAACGCCGCCGCCCCAGTTTGCAAATTGCAAACTCCGCCAAAGCCAGCTCCGGCATGCAAAGGGAGAATTGCAGCGGGAAAATGGGGGTGCAAAACAATTTCGGACGGGAAGGCcttgggaaggtgggagggactGGCGAAGCAAGGCCTGGACTTCCCCCCATCCTTGGATTCCCGGCTTGGTGACCCCTCCCCCCGCGCCCCAGGCACTGCTCTTGCAAAggtgggaagaagagaagaattagAACGCAGATCTGGGGGGCGCGAACCCCCTCTCAGGTCCTATTGTTCCGGGACTGTGCGAGGCCGCGCCACTAGGCGCCCCCCCAAGAATTCCGCGCGCAGAGTGGGCACGGGGCCCCGCCCCCTTCCTAAGCTGGGGTTCTGTGTGTGTAAGGGAGGGGGTCAGGCGTCTGGGACACGCCCCCTTTAATGCCCCCACCCCCAAAGGCAGAGAATCCTAGTTGATCGCAAGGAGTGGAGCGTTTGCCCTCTTGAGTCTGGCCACGGACTGGGGCCGTTGCATGGGAAGAGTCGGATGTTTCccgggtgtgtgtttgtgtgtctgagCGTGGGCCCTGTGCGTGCGTGGCTGACAGCGTGTTCACCTGTGAATCTGCCCCTTTCCTGTTGCTTATTGGTGTGGCGCCCTCACACTTCACCTATCCCCAGCACCTCCCCCCCAACACACCTGGATTTCCCAGCAGGGCATAACCCCAAGTGTGTCAGGATTTTCCGTGTGGGATTCCTCCGTCTGTATCTTTTCTTCCCCACGGGTGAGTTGGATACCCGTTTGCGCACACACCTGGCATTGCACGGGCCCATGCATTTGAACCTCAACCCCCGGGGATGGTCGGTGTTCTTGTTCACACTTGTACCTGGTACTTTCCCCAGGTCTTATTCCCTCTTCTCTCCACCCCCCAAACCGTTGCCGCTTGGGAACCgatcttcctcctgctcccaacTTGTTCTGCACCACCCCATGAAGTTCAGGGCCTATGTGTTCCCGTGTGTCTACGGAAGAGGAGGCGTCCATGTGGACCTCTGGCGTTGGCCCCATAGCCTGTGTCGCCGGAACGGGGGCTGGGGGGGTTGGTGGGGTCGACGGGGGAGGGCTCTCATTTGCAAATCAAGACGCTTGCTCTGCCTTGGACCCTCTTCTGTGTGTTAGTCTCGTCTCTGAGCATGCCTGTTTGTAAACGTGAGACTATCCGGGCTCTCTTTATTCGGGCTCTGGAGTGGGGGCCATTTCTGTGGCTCTTTAGTTGGGCACCCCGATTCCCTTGTGTTCTCCCCTTTAGGGCCTACGGTTCCTTAGCTTaacaccccccaccccagtcAGCTGGAAGGGTCCCCCCAACTCCCCGGGGGGTTTCCTGAGCTTCCTTCTCAGAAGGCAGCTTGGAAGAACCCCCTGACGTCTCCCCTTTCCCCGCAGCTTGGTTTATGGCAGCTCCAGGACCTCGCACCCCGAGACGGACATCTTACACCGCCAGGCCTACGCGGCCCCCCACCCACTGCAAAGCTATGCCACCAACCACCACCCGGCAGGTACGGCCCCCATCCCGCCCCGCTTTGGGCtggccctccccctccccccgagGCAGCTGATTGGCTGTTGAAAGTTCCGCCCCTCCTAATTGGCCGTGGCCCGTGCCGTGGCCCGCCCCGTGCTGTGTCTCCTCTGATTGGTTGCCTTTGAGGCTGCTGGTCCCTGCTTCATTTCTCGCCGGATTCGTCCGCCCCTGCCTCGCCCCTCCCCTTTCGCTCCAATTGGCCCTGTTACCATCAGCCCCCAAATCCCACCTTCTCTTCCAGGCTTTTCCGCCTCTCCCCAACCCACCCCAATTCTTTCCCTCTGGGTTTGCCCTATTCTTTTGGCTCTTTGGaactctgaattctttcttcctgATTCCCTTTCTTCCTGATTGGCTCTAATTCTCTGGCCCGCcctgttttatcttattttgccCCATTGCCTTATTCTACCCCCCTTGCCTTTGCCTCCAAGGTTTCTGATTGGTTCCCTCTTCCTAGGGGTACTGGTAATGACATGATGCTGTCCAGTTTGACCCTTGACCCTCCTGATTGgctccttccctttttccctccccATCTTTTTTTCTGAACCCTCCCACTTAGCTCAATCCTTTCTGACACGTTCTCTGGTCTTAGACTTCATTGTCCCATCCTTTCCTCTTCCTTGCTGGAAATATCCAAATTTGGTCTCCCTCCCAGCCTTACTGAGGACTCTGTTCTTTTGCCCCTGGCCCTTTCGCTTCTAGATTTTTCTACGCTTTTGTCTACCATTTCCTACCTGGGCCCCCTGTCCTTATGACTGGATTGCCCCTTGTCTTGCTTTACTGTCTcacctttcccccttccctcccctcattCGTGTCTCATTAGCTTGGTTCTATCCATCTTGTTTTTGAATTTGCCCTTTTCTCTCCCATCCCCTCCTTTTCCTGATCCAACTTGCTTTTGgcctcttccctttctctcttgacTGTATCCTACCCACCCCCACCTGGCTGACTATAACCCCTGTCCCCGGCCAGGCCTCTCTGGACTCTTTGACACTGGCCTCCACCACACGGGCTCAGCAGGGCCCGACGCCTCCGTCATGAACCTCATCTCGGCCCTGGAATCCCGGGGCCCCCAGCCTGGCCCCTccgcctcctctctcctctcccagtTCCGCAGTCCTTCCTGGCAAACAGGTAAGCCCAGCCCCGGCCCTGCAGGGCCAGGGTGGGACTGGCTTGCTGTCCTCTCTGACCCGCGGTCTTCCTCATCTCCAGCCATGCACACGCCAGGCCCCACGGAGCTCTTCATCTCGGGTGCGCTGCCGGGTTCCAGTACCTTTCCGTCCTCATCTGCCCTGTCGGCTTACCAACACCCGGCTTCCTTCGGCAGCCGCCCCTTCCCAGTGCCCTCGTCCCTCAGCCTCCAGGACCCCCCATTCAGCCCTCCAGCTAACGGGCTCCTGTCCCCTCATGACGTGCTGCACCTGAAGCCCTCGCAGGCACCCACGGTGCCCTCTTCACTGGGCTTCGAGCGCCTGGCAGGGGGCGGTGTCTTGGGGCCAGCTGGTCTCGGTCCAGCCCAGACCCCCCCTTACCGCCCTGGCCCCCCAgacccaccaccacctcctcgcCACCTCCCAACTCAGTTCAACCTGCTGGCTTCCTCTTccgctgctgccgctgctgccgAGCAGTCCTCCCCACAGCTCTATAACTTCTCGGGTGCTGCCCCGGGCCCACCGCCGCCTGAGCGGGCCCTGCCACGCCAGGACACGGTCATCAAGCACTACCAGCGGCCAGCCAGTGCCCAGCCCCCACCACCCCCGCCACCAGCCCATGCGCTCCAGCACTATCTGAGCTGTGGAGGCAGCTACCCCTCCATGGGCCACCGGGCCAACCTGGCCTGCAGCCCCCTGGGTGGTGGGGAGCCCTCCCCGGGTGCTGGGGAGCCTAGCAAGGCTGGTCCCAGCGGAGCCACGGCGGGGGCATCTGGCCGGGCCACGGGCCCTGAGGCAGCAGGGGgcggtggggctgggggtggtggtggaggttaCCGCCCCATCATTCAGTCGCCTGGGTACAAGACGGGCAAAGGTGGTTATGGAGCAGCTGCCGGGGGTGCCACCAGGCCCCCCCCACCCCGTTCGACCGCCACCCCCAAATGTCAGAGCCTGGGTGGGCCAGCAGCCGCCTATGCCACTGGGAAGGCCTCTGGGGCTGGAGGGGCAGGGGGCCAGGCTTATTCCCCCGGTCAGCCTCAAGGGCTTCTGGGACCCCAGGCCTACGGGCAAGGGTTTGGAGGGGGGCAGGCACAGGACTTGAGCAAagcccccagctactcagggggcccCCCACAGCCCCCCAGCGGCCCCCCTCCTCCTGGCCTGGCCACATGTCAGAGCTACTCCCCGGACCAGCTGCAGGGGCAGCTGTATGGGGTGCAGGGCGAGCCATACCCAGGGCCAGCCGCCCACTCCCAGGGGCTGCCCACAGCCAGCCCCTCGCTCAGCTACAGTACCGGCCATTCCCCAGCGCTCTCGGGCCATGGGGGTGGCTGGGGACCCAGCTCCCTGGGAGGCGGCGGTGAGGCCAGCCCATCTCACATCATTCGTCCGCTCCAGTCACCGCCTGCCACCGGCCGCCCACCTGGAGTTGGCTCTCCAGGAGCCCCTGGCAAATACCTGAGCTCAGTCTTGGCCTCAGCGCCTTTCCTGGCACCTCCGGGAGCTGGCAGCTATGCAGCCGGAGCAGGTGGCTACAAGGGCAAGGGGGATGGCTCAGAGCTGCTGGCGGGCCCAGGTGGGCCTCCTGCGGAGCGCACAGAGGATGAGGAGTTCCTTATCCAGCACCTCTTGCAGGCGCCCAGCCCTCCTCGGACCTCAGGGGCGGACGGCTTGGTGGGCGAGGACGGGGCAGCAGATGCCTCTAAGGGACTTGGGGGGAGTGGCGGGGCCGGGGGACCGCCGGGTACACCCTACGAGTTGGCCAAGGAAGACCCCCAGAGGTACCACCTGCAGAGTGTCATCCGCACCAGTGCCAGCCTGGATGAGGGTGCCACTGCGGCActggagctgggcctggggaggctgaaggagaagaagaaagggccAGAGCGGGGTGGCGAGACCCCCGAGGGGCTGGCCACCTCTGTTGTCCACTACGGGGCAGGCGCCAAGGAGCTGGGGGCCTTCTTGCAAAAGAGCCCTCCGCCCCCACCTCCCACGGCCCAGTCTACCCAGCCCACTCCCCATGGCCTCCTTCTGGAGGCCGGGGGCCCTGACCTCCCACTGGTGCTGCCTCCGCCTCCCCCCCAGCTGCTCCCCTCGGTCCTCAGCCATGCCCCCAGTCCCTCTCCCAGCGCCTCCAAAGTCGGCGTCCACCTCCTTGAGCCAGCCACCCGCGATGGGGCACCCCAGCCACCTCCACCGCCACCCCCGCCTCCACCACCCATGCCCCTGCAGCTCGAGGCCCACCTCCGCAGCCATGGCCTGGAGCCCGCGGCCCCCAGCCCCCGCCTGCGACCCGAGGAGAGCCTGGATCCGCCAGGCGCCATGCAGGAATTGCTCGGGGCTCTGGAGCCGCTGCCCCCGGCGCCTGGGGACACCGGCGTAGGCCCGCCAAACTCGGAGGGCAAGGATCCCGCAGGCGCCTACCGCAGCCCCAGCCCGCAAGGCACCAAGGCGCCGCGTTTCGTGCCGCTCACCTCCATCTGCTTCCCTGACTCCTTGCTCCAAGACGAGGAGCGCAGCTTCTTCCCCACCATGGAGGAGATGTTCGGTGGAGGGGCCGCGGACGACTACGGCAAGGCCGGGCCACCTGAGGACGAGGGGGACCCCAAGGCTGGCGCTGGGCCACCCCCCGGCCCCCCTGCTTATGATCCCTATGGGCCCTACTGTCCTGGCCGGGCGTCGGGAGCCGGGCCCGAGACACCGGGCCTGGGCCTGGACCCGAACAAACCGCCTGAACTGCCCTCCACGGTCAACGCCGAGCCGCTGGGCCTGATCCAGAGTGGCCCCCACCAGGCGGCGCCACCACCCCCGCCTCCGCCACCGCCGCCTCCCGCGCCGGCCTCCGAACCCAAGGGTGGCCTCACCTCGCCCATCTTCTGCTCTACCAAGCCAAAGAAGCTGCTCAAGACATCCTCCTTCCACCTGCTGCGGCGCCGCGACCCACCCTTCCAGACCCCCAAGAAGCTGTACGCCCAGGAGTACGAGTTCGAGGCGGACGAGGACAAGGCCGATGTTCCCGCCGACATCCGCCTCAACCCCCGGCGCTTGCCTGACCTGGTCTCCAGCTGCCGCTCCCGTCCGGCCCTCTCGCCACTGGGGGACATCGACTTCTGCCCACCCAACCCAGGACCCGATGGCCCCCGGCGCCGTGGCCGCAAGCCCACGAAGGCGAAACGTGATGGGCCACCCCGGCCACGGGGGAGGCCCCGGATCCGCCCGCTGGAGGTCCCGACCACTGCggggcccgcctcggcctccacgCCCACCGATGGCGCCAAGAAACCCCGGGGCCGGGGCCGAGGCCGGGGTCGAAAGGCTGAGGAGGCAGGGGGCACCCGGTTGGAGCCCCTGAAGCCACTTAAGGTGAGGGGGATGGGGTCTTGTAGGGGATAGGGGAGGAGGAGCTGTGTCCGAtgtttgagtctttttttttttttttttttgagacagagtctctctctgtcgtccaggctggag contains:
- the PRRG2 gene encoding transmembrane gamma-carboxyglutamic acid protein 2; protein product: MRGHPSLLLLYMALTTCLDTSPSGETDQEVFLGPPEAQSFLSSHTRIPRANHWDLELLTPGNLERECLEERCSWEEAREYFEDNTLTERFWESYIYNGKGGRGRVDVAGLAVGLTCGILLIVLAGLGAFWYLRWRRHRGQQPCPQEAGLISPLSPLNPLGPPTPLLPPPPPPPGLPTYEQALAASGVHDAPPPPYTSLRRPH